In Bosea vestrisii, the following are encoded in one genomic region:
- a CDS encoding ABC transporter permease, producing MDLVKLYFRSPAAVIGLVLLILVLAMAASADWFYPRDPLALAGRPLIWPFSNPRFLLGTDNSGRDIAAQIFHGARISLLIGGVATVISVMIGITIGALAGYYGAYVDTALMRVTEAFQTLPNFLLLLVLVAVFGSTITTVTVAIGIVSWPASARLTRAEFLSLRNREFVQAGRTLGLKDARLIFGEILPNALPPVIVYASVVMAIAILLESALAFLKLSDPNVASWGNLIGAGRDVLRVQWYVSAIPGIAILVTVLAVSLVGQGLNDALNPRLKSR from the coding sequence ATGGACCTGGTGAAGCTTTACTTCCGCAGTCCGGCTGCCGTCATCGGCCTGGTACTGCTCATCCTTGTGCTCGCCATGGCCGCGAGCGCCGACTGGTTCTATCCGCGCGATCCGCTGGCGCTCGCCGGGCGGCCGCTAATCTGGCCGTTCAGCAATCCGCGCTTCCTGCTCGGCACCGACAATTCCGGCCGCGACATCGCCGCCCAGATCTTCCATGGCGCGCGCATCTCGCTGCTGATCGGCGGCGTCGCGACGGTGATCTCGGTCATGATCGGCATTACGATCGGCGCCCTCGCCGGCTATTACGGCGCTTATGTCGATACCGCGCTGATGCGCGTCACCGAGGCGTTCCAGACCCTGCCGAACTTCCTGCTGCTGCTGGTGCTGGTCGCGGTTTTCGGCTCGACCATCACCACCGTGACGGTCGCCATCGGCATCGTCTCATGGCCGGCCTCGGCCCGACTGACGCGGGCCGAGTTCCTCTCGCTGCGCAACCGCGAGTTCGTGCAGGCCGGCCGCACGCTCGGCCTCAAGGATGCCAGGCTGATCTTCGGCGAAATCCTGCCGAACGCGCTGCCGCCGGTGATCGTCTATGCCAGCGTCGTGATGGCGATCGCGATCCTGCTCGAAAGCGCGCTCGCCTTCCTCAAGCTCTCCGACCCGAACGTCGCCTCCTGGGGCAATCTGATCGGCGCCGGCCGCGACGTGCTGCGCGTGCAATGGTATGTCTCGGCCATTCCCGGCATCGCCATCCTCGTCACCGTGCTCGCCGTTTCGCTGGTTGGGCAGGGGCTCAACGACGCCCTCAATCCGAGGCTGAAGAGCCGATGA
- a CDS encoding ABC transporter ATP-binding protein yields the protein MSPILVLDDVSVKLPAGGDRSHAMAEVSLSLAANEILCVVGESGSGKSMTANAIMRLLPGGVTIDGGRILFEGRDLCGLGEAEMRKVRGAGIAMIFQEPMTALNPLRSIGDQIGEMFELHTELSAAEIKARTLALLEEVRIPDPALAFKAYPHELSGGQRQRAMIAMALALDPKVLIADEPTTALDVTTQAQILKLIRDLQRRKGTAVLFITHDFGVVAEIADRVAVMSKGHVVEQGETAAVLGNPQHAYTRQLIAAVPPLKAPPARVLSDEPIMTIAHVSKTYRTGGFLGRGQRVTHAVKDVSLVLPKGATLGIVGESGSGKSTLARCLVRLIDPESGEIHLNGIDLASLSREEMRSATRHIQMVFQDPFASLNPRRKAGEAVAQGLIVHGMARPDALARAKELFGLVGLDPASTERYPHEFSGGQRQRIGLARALALEPDVLVADEPVSALDVSVQAQVLKLLAELRQRLGLSIVFITHDLRVAAQVCDLVAVMKSGEVVESGPIGTVFGEPQHPYTKALLASIPGREFGDGQKFAEEAMT from the coding sequence ATGAGCCCGATCCTCGTCCTCGACGATGTCAGCGTGAAGCTGCCGGCTGGCGGCGACCGCTCGCATGCGATGGCGGAGGTCTCGCTCTCGCTCGCGGCGAACGAGATCCTCTGCGTCGTCGGCGAATCCGGCTCCGGCAAGTCGATGACCGCCAACGCCATCATGCGGCTCCTGCCCGGCGGCGTCACGATCGACGGCGGCCGCATCCTGTTTGAGGGACGTGATCTCTGCGGCCTCGGCGAGGCCGAAATGCGCAAGGTGCGCGGCGCCGGCATCGCCATGATCTTCCAGGAACCGATGACGGCGCTGAACCCGCTGCGCAGCATCGGCGACCAGATCGGCGAGATGTTCGAGCTGCATACGGAGCTGTCGGCGGCCGAGATCAAGGCCCGCACGCTCGCTTTGCTCGAGGAAGTCCGCATTCCCGATCCGGCGCTCGCCTTCAAGGCCTACCCGCACGAGCTCTCAGGCGGCCAGCGCCAGCGCGCGATGATCGCGATGGCGCTGGCGCTCGATCCCAAGGTGCTGATCGCCGACGAGCCGACGACAGCGCTCGACGTCACCACCCAGGCACAGATCCTCAAGCTCATCCGCGACCTGCAGCGCCGCAAGGGCACGGCCGTCCTGTTCATCACCCATGATTTCGGCGTGGTCGCCGAGATCGCCGACCGGGTTGCGGTGATGAGCAAGGGCCATGTCGTCGAACAGGGCGAGACCGCTGCCGTGCTCGGCAACCCGCAGCACGCCTATACCCGCCAGTTGATCGCCGCGGTGCCGCCGCTCAAGGCGCCGCCGGCGCGGGTGCTGTCCGACGAGCCGATCATGACGATCGCGCACGTCTCGAAGACCTATCGCACCGGCGGCTTCCTCGGACGCGGCCAGCGCGTCACCCATGCTGTCAAGGACGTCTCGCTGGTGCTGCCCAAAGGCGCGACGCTGGGCATCGTTGGCGAATCCGGCTCGGGCAAGTCGACATTGGCGCGCTGCCTGGTGCGCTTGATCGATCCCGAGAGCGGCGAAATCCACCTGAACGGCATCGACCTCGCCAGCCTCAGCCGCGAGGAGATGCGCTCGGCGACGCGCCATATCCAGATGGTGTTCCAGGACCCATTCGCCTCGCTGAACCCGCGCCGCAAGGCCGGCGAAGCGGTGGCGCAGGGGTTGATCGTGCACGGCATGGCGCGGCCTGACGCCTTGGCCCGAGCGAAAGAGCTGTTTGGGCTGGTCGGGCTCGACCCGGCTTCGACCGAACGCTATCCGCACGAATTCTCGGGCGGCCAGCGCCAGCGCATCGGCCTCGCTCGGGCGCTGGCGCTGGAGCCGGATGTCCTCGTCGCCGACGAGCCGGTTTCGGCGCTCGACGTCTCCGTGCAGGCGCAGGTCCTGAAGCTCCTGGCCGAGCTGCGCCAGCGCCTCGGCCTGTCTATCGTCTTCATCACCCATGATCTGCGTGTCGCGGCACAAGTCTGCGACCTCGTCGCGGTGATGAAGAGTGGCGAAGTGGTTGAGAGCGGCCCGATCGGCACGGTCTTCGGCGAGCCGCAGCACCCCTATACGAAAGCGCTGCTCGCCTCGATTCCAGGCCGCGAGTTCGGCGACGGGCAAAAGTTCGCCGAAGAGGCGATGACCTGA
- the phnA gene encoding phosphonoacetate hydrolase has translation MTVHTKIGGAVVANGRGYRRPVRPVVVICMDGSEPAYVEAASAKGLTPNLDRIMRTGASTYAYSVIPSFTNPNNLSIITGRPPAVHGIAGNFFYDREAKEEVMMNDARFLRAPTILAEFQKAGLKVAMVTAKDKLRTLLGKGLDFSSGTAIAFSSEKADKADMAENGIQNVVDFVGMPVPSVYSADLSEFVFAAGVKLLETFKPDLMYLSTTDYVQHKAAPGSEMADSFYAMFDGYVGKLDALGCTLVITADHGMNDKHLPNGEPDVVYLQSLMDDWYGKGTMRVILPITDPYVVHHGALGSFATVYLPDGASQQEVAARISGLDGIALAVTAAEACERFELPADRIGDVVVISTRQKVIGTSPDRHDLSGLTEPLRSHGGITEQRVPMIANRPISVPEGRILRNFDVFDVALNCVLA, from the coding sequence ATGACGGTTCATACGAAGATTGGTGGTGCGGTTGTTGCCAATGGGCGTGGTTATCGTCGTCCGGTTCGGCCGGTGGTGGTGATCTGCATGGACGGGTCGGAGCCGGCTTATGTCGAGGCGGCGAGCGCCAAGGGGCTGACGCCGAACCTCGACAGGATCATGCGGACGGGGGCCAGCACCTACGCCTATTCGGTGATCCCGAGCTTCACCAACCCGAACAACCTCTCGATCATCACCGGCCGCCCGCCGGCGGTGCATGGCATCGCCGGCAACTTCTTCTACGACCGCGAGGCGAAGGAGGAGGTGATGATGAACGATGCCCGCTTCCTGCGCGCCCCGACCATCCTCGCCGAGTTCCAGAAGGCCGGTCTCAAGGTCGCGATGGTCACCGCCAAGGACAAGCTCAGGACCCTGCTCGGCAAGGGCCTCGACTTCTCGTCAGGCACCGCGATCGCCTTCTCCTCGGAGAAGGCCGACAAGGCCGATATGGCTGAGAACGGCATCCAGAACGTCGTCGATTTCGTCGGCATGCCGGTGCCCTCGGTCTATTCGGCCGATCTCTCCGAGTTCGTCTTCGCTGCCGGCGTCAAGCTGCTCGAGACCTTCAAGCCCGACCTGATGTATCTCTCGACCACCGACTATGTGCAGCACAAGGCGGCGCCGGGTTCGGAGATGGCGGACTCGTTCTACGCCATGTTCGACGGGTATGTCGGCAAACTCGATGCGCTGGGCTGTACGCTGGTGATCACCGCCGACCACGGCATGAACGACAAGCATTTGCCGAACGGCGAGCCGGATGTCGTCTATCTGCAGAGCCTGATGGACGACTGGTATGGCAAGGGCACGATGCGGGTGATCTTGCCGATCACCGACCCTTACGTCGTCCACCATGGCGCGCTCGGCTCCTTCGCCACGGTCTATCTGCCTGATGGCGCCAGCCAGCAAGAGGTCGCCGCCCGCATCTCCGGCCTTGACGGCATCGCGCTGGCGGTGACCGCGGCCGAGGCCTGCGAGCGCTTCGAGCTGCCGGCCGACCGGATCGGCGATGTCGTCGTGATCTCGACGCGGCAGAAGGTGATCGGCACCTCGCCGGACCGGCACGATCTCTCCGGCCTGACCGAGCCCTTGCGCTCGCATGGCGGCATCACCGAGCAGCGCGTGCCGATGATCGCCAACCGGCCGATCTCGGTCCCCGAAGGGCGGATCTTGCGCAATTTCGACGTCTTCGACGTCGCCCTGAACTGCGTCCTGGCTTGA
- a CDS encoding metallophosphoesterase family protein yields the protein MRLGVIADVHGNLPALEAVLSRLAGLAVDAVVNLGDCASGPLWPAETVRLLRASTMSHVRGNHDRALGAASPEGLGASDSFAWRDLDAEARNWLAALPFEVEIGKARCFHASPIDDETYLLDEVEGGRLVAARPQAVETLLGATGHAVVLCGHSHQPRLLRLGNGPIAVNPGSVGNPAYHATEPSVHVSESGAPHARLAVVTMANAIEVEHHAVAYDWDSAARRAEANGRGDWAHALRSGWMPRSR from the coding sequence ATGCGGCTAGGCGTCATCGCCGATGTACACGGCAATTTGCCGGCTTTGGAGGCCGTGCTCTCCAGACTCGCCGGGTTGGCCGTCGATGCGGTGGTCAATCTCGGCGACTGCGCCTCGGGCCCGCTCTGGCCGGCAGAGACTGTGCGGTTGCTGCGCGCCAGCACGATGAGCCACGTCCGTGGCAACCATGACAGGGCGCTGGGCGCGGCCTCTCCGGAGGGGCTCGGCGCGTCCGACAGCTTCGCCTGGCGAGACCTCGACGCCGAGGCGCGCAACTGGCTGGCGGCTCTTCCATTTGAGGTCGAGATCGGCAAGGCGCGCTGCTTCCATGCCAGCCCGATCGACGACGAGACCTATCTGCTCGACGAGGTCGAAGGCGGGCGCCTGGTCGCAGCTCGCCCGCAGGCGGTCGAGACGCTCCTCGGCGCAACCGGTCATGCCGTGGTGCTGTGCGGACACAGCCATCAGCCGCGCCTGCTGCGGCTCGGCAACGGGCCCATTGCCGTCAATCCCGGCAGCGTCGGCAACCCGGCCTATCACGCCACCGAGCCAAGCGTTCATGTCTCGGAAAGCGGCGCTCCGCATGCCCGTCTCGCCGTCGTCACGATGGCTAATGCGATCGAGGTCGAGCATCACGCCGTCGCCTATGACTGGGACAGCGCGGCGCGGCGTGCCGAAGCCAATGGCCGGGGCGACTGGGCCCACGCCTTGCGTAGCGGGTGGATGCCGAGATCGCGATAG
- a CDS encoding ABC transporter permease, whose product MRVLVLAGRRLAASIPTLILILIGVFLLLQLAPGDTVDAMMAQMGGGDAATAKQLREFYGLDLSVWAQLGNYLWRLVRLDLGFSAIYGKPVATVIAERLPATILLMTASLSFAFFFGLILGVAAARGVNKWPDTLISTLGLMFYAMPTFWFGLMAIVVFSIYLQWLPAGGFEDITVSYTGLRRTLDIALHLVLPTLTLGLFYMAIYLRIMRGSMLEVLNLDFVRTARSKGMDETRVVVRHVLRNALLPMVTLIGLQAGTMLGGSVVVESVFSLPGLGRLAYESVIQRDLNTLLGIVFVSALLVIAVNFIVDLLYARLDPRITAGN is encoded by the coding sequence ATGCGTGTCCTAGTCCTCGCGGGGCGGCGTCTAGCCGCCTCGATACCGACGCTGATCCTGATCCTGATCGGGGTCTTCCTGCTGCTCCAGCTCGCGCCAGGCGACACCGTCGATGCGATGATGGCGCAGATGGGTGGCGGCGATGCCGCGACCGCCAAGCAGCTGCGCGAATTCTACGGACTCGACCTCTCGGTCTGGGCCCAGCTCGGCAATTATCTCTGGCGGCTGGTCAGGCTCGATCTCGGCTTCTCCGCGATCTACGGCAAGCCGGTGGCGACGGTGATCGCCGAGCGGCTGCCGGCGACCATCCTTTTGATGACCGCCTCGCTCTCCTTCGCCTTCTTCTTCGGGCTGATCCTCGGCGTCGCCGCGGCGCGCGGCGTCAACAAATGGCCGGATACGCTGATCTCTACGCTCGGCCTGATGTTCTATGCGATGCCCACCTTCTGGTTCGGGCTGATGGCGATCGTCGTCTTCTCGATCTACCTGCAATGGCTGCCGGCCGGCGGTTTCGAGGACATCACTGTCAGCTACACAGGCTTACGGCGGACGCTCGACATCGCCCTGCACCTCGTCCTGCCGACGCTGACGCTCGGCCTGTTCTACATGGCGATCTATCTGCGCATCATGCGCGGCTCGATGCTCGAGGTGCTGAACCTCGACTTCGTCCGCACCGCGCGCTCGAAGGGCATGGACGAGACGCGCGTCGTGGTGCGGCATGTGCTGCGCAACGCGCTCCTGCCGATGGTGACGCTGATCGGCCTGCAGGCCGGCACGATGCTCGGCGGCTCGGTCGTGGTCGAAAGCGTGTTCTCCCTGCCGGGGCTCGGGCGCCTCGCCTATGAATCGGTGATCCAGCGCGACCTCAACACGCTGCTCGGCATCGTCTTCGTCTCGGCGCTCCTGGTGATCGCGGTCAACTTCATCGTCGACCTGCTCTATGCCCGGCTCGATCCGCGCATCACGGCGGGGAACTGA
- the phnE gene encoding phosphonate ABC transporter, permease protein PhnE, giving the protein MSFGTLQLVLRPPQGRFGWWGVSAIALGTLVFLWWAAIGSQINASNLWNGLPYMWDFLVRMMPPNPEFLERLWKPALESLQVAVWGTLLGVVIALPVCFFAARNLSPNPVIFHATRQVLNCMRGINEIILALIFVAAIGLGPFAGVLALAIHGAGMLGKFFAEAMEDIDEGPLEAFRSAGVGPFKTFFFGVLPQVLPTWLGTIFYRLETNVRQATVLGMVGAGGIGFELVSSMKLFKYQDTATCILVILAMVLIADLVSSRVRALIR; this is encoded by the coding sequence ATGTCGTTCGGAACTCTGCAACTCGTCCTGCGTCCGCCGCAAGGCCGCTTCGGCTGGTGGGGCGTCAGCGCCATCGCACTCGGCACGCTGGTCTTCCTGTGGTGGGCCGCGATCGGCTCCCAGATCAACGCCAGCAATCTCTGGAACGGCCTCCCCTATATGTGGGACTTCCTCGTCCGGATGATGCCGCCGAACCCCGAATTCCTCGAGCGGCTGTGGAAGCCGGCGCTGGAAAGCCTGCAGGTCGCGGTCTGGGGTACCCTGCTCGGCGTCGTGATCGCCCTGCCCGTCTGCTTCTTCGCGGCGCGGAACCTCAGCCCGAATCCGGTCATCTTCCACGCGACGCGGCAGGTGCTCAACTGCATGCGCGGCATCAACGAGATCATCCTGGCGCTGATCTTCGTCGCTGCCATCGGGCTCGGCCCCTTCGCCGGCGTGCTGGCGCTCGCCATCCATGGTGCCGGCATGCTCGGCAAGTTCTTCGCCGAGGCGATGGAGGACATCGACGAGGGGCCGCTCGAGGCCTTCCGCTCGGCTGGTGTCGGTCCGTTCAAGACCTTCTTCTTCGGCGTGCTGCCGCAGGTCCTGCCGACCTGGCTCGGGACAATCTTCTACCGGCTCGAGACCAATGTCCGCCAGGCGACGGTGCTCGGCATGGTCGGCGCCGGCGGCATCGGCTTCGAGCTGGTCTCCTCGATGAAGCTCTTCAAGTACCAGGACACCGCGACCTGCATTCTCGTCATCCTCGCGATGGTGCTGATCGCCGATCTGGTTTCGTCCCGTGTCCGGGCGCTGATCCGCTGA
- the phnY gene encoding phosphonoacetaldehyde dehydrogenase codes for MRIAGKLTTTDDMVEVKNPYDGSVVGLVPAARPEHVREAFARAKAFKPVLTRYERQKILQKTAELLFARKEDFARLITAEAGLCWKDSLYEASRAYDVWSFAAQLTIKDDGEMFSCDISPNGKARKIFTTRQPLLGVISAITPFNHPLNMVSHKLAPAIATNNRLVLKPTELTPLTALALADVLYEAGLPPEMLSVVTGNPSTMGDAMITDPDADLVTFTGSVRVGKHIAATAGYKRIVLELGGNDPLIVMEDADLDKAAELAVTGATKNSGQRCTAVKRILVVESVAEAFAKLVVEKAKKLTCGDPMDPATDVGTVINARSAALFQARVDDAVAKGAKVLHGKRAEGALFHPTVVDHIPYDCELVHEETFGPVIPIIRVPDDIAEVIRISNSTAYGLSSGICTNRFDYLQRFVAELEVGTVNLWEVPGYRIEMSPFGGIKDSGLGYKEGVVEAMKSFTNVKTWSTPWNA; via the coding sequence ATGCGCATCGCCGGCAAGCTCACCACGACCGACGACATGGTCGAGGTCAAGAACCCCTATGACGGCAGCGTGGTCGGCCTCGTTCCCGCCGCCCGGCCCGAGCATGTCCGCGAGGCCTTCGCCAGGGCCAAAGCGTTCAAGCCGGTGCTGACCCGCTATGAGCGCCAGAAGATCCTCCAGAAGACGGCCGAGCTGCTGTTCGCGCGCAAGGAAGACTTCGCCCGGCTGATCACCGCCGAGGCCGGTCTGTGCTGGAAGGATTCGCTCTACGAGGCCAGCCGCGCCTACGACGTCTGGTCGTTCGCGGCGCAGCTCACCATCAAGGACGATGGCGAGATGTTCTCCTGCGACATCTCGCCGAACGGCAAGGCCCGCAAGATCTTCACCACGCGCCAGCCGCTGCTCGGGGTGATCTCGGCGATCACCCCGTTCAACCACCCGCTCAACATGGTCAGCCACAAGCTGGCGCCGGCGATCGCGACCAATAACCGCCTCGTCCTCAAGCCGACCGAGCTGACGCCGCTGACCGCGCTGGCGCTGGCCGACGTGCTCTACGAGGCCGGCCTGCCGCCGGAGATGCTCTCGGTCGTCACCGGCAACCCCTCGACCATGGGCGATGCGATGATCACCGATCCCGATGCGGATCTCGTGACCTTCACCGGCTCGGTCCGGGTCGGCAAGCACATCGCAGCGACCGCCGGCTACAAGCGCATCGTGCTCGAGCTCGGCGGCAACGACCCGCTGATCGTGATGGAGGATGCCGATCTCGACAAGGCGGCCGAGCTTGCCGTCACCGGCGCGACCAAGAACTCCGGCCAGCGCTGCACCGCGGTCAAGCGCATCCTGGTGGTCGAGAGCGTCGCCGAGGCCTTCGCCAAGCTCGTCGTCGAGAAGGCCAAAAAGCTGACCTGCGGCGATCCGATGGATCCGGCCACCGATGTCGGCACCGTCATCAACGCCCGCTCGGCCGCGCTCTTCCAGGCCAGGGTCGACGACGCCGTCGCCAAGGGCGCAAAGGTGCTCCACGGCAAGCGGGCGGAGGGCGCGCTGTTCCACCCGACCGTGGTCGACCACATCCCCTATGATTGCGAGCTCGTCCACGAAGAGACCTTCGGCCCGGTCATCCCGATCATCCGGGTGCCCGACGACATCGCCGAGGTCATCCGGATCTCGAACTCGACCGCCTACGGCCTGTCCTCGGGCATCTGCACCAACCGCTTCGACTACCTCCAGCGCTTCGTCGCGGAACTGGAGGTCGGCACCGTCAACCTCTGGGAGGTCCCGGGCTACCGCATCGAGATGTCCCCCTTCGGCGGCATCAAGGATTCCGGCCTCGGCTACAAGGAAGGCGTCGTCGAAGCCATGAAGTCCTTCACAAACGTCAAAACATGGTCGACGCCTTGGAACGCGTGA
- the phnC gene encoding phosphonate ABC transporter ATP-binding protein, with protein MIKIEGLKKSYAGRPVLQGIDLSVRAGEFLVVLGPSGAGKSTLLRCINGLAQPDAGRTLIDGKVFDTKSKARGERPVAMIFQHHNLVKRLSVLKNVLVGRMAGLSSFLSMLQLFPRRDVEIAMECLARVELPHKANSRGDQLSGGEQQRVGIARALAQQPAVILCDEPVASLDPKTSRIVLGYLKAICKEEGIAVICNLHQVDYAVEFGERIVGLSGGRVVFDDTPDHLTSEIVHQIYPGLEDPGISRVLKPRPASQPVLAPIIATATA; from the coding sequence ATGATCAAGATCGAAGGCCTGAAGAAGTCCTATGCCGGACGCCCCGTCCTGCAAGGCATCGACCTCAGCGTCAGAGCCGGCGAGTTCCTCGTCGTGCTCGGCCCGAGCGGGGCCGGCAAGTCGACGCTGCTGCGCTGCATCAACGGGCTGGCGCAGCCCGATGCAGGGCGGACGCTGATCGACGGCAAGGTGTTCGACACGAAGAGCAAAGCGCGCGGCGAACGGCCTGTCGCGATGATCTTCCAGCACCACAATCTGGTGAAGCGCCTGTCGGTGCTGAAGAACGTGCTCGTCGGCCGCATGGCCGGCCTGTCGTCCTTCCTGAGCATGCTGCAGCTCTTCCCCAGGCGCGACGTCGAGATCGCCATGGAGTGCCTGGCGCGGGTCGAGCTGCCCCACAAGGCGAACTCGCGCGGCGATCAGCTTTCCGGCGGCGAGCAGCAGCGCGTCGGCATCGCCCGGGCATTGGCACAACAGCCGGCGGTGATCCTCTGCGACGAGCCGGTGGCGAGCCTCGATCCGAAGACCTCGCGCATCGTGCTCGGCTACCTCAAGGCGATCTGCAAGGAGGAAGGGATCGCCGTGATCTGCAACCTCCATCAGGTCGACTATGCCGTCGAGTTCGGCGAGCGCATCGTGGGCTTAAGTGGCGGCCGCGTCGTCTTCGACGATACGCCTGATCACCTCACCTCCGAGATCGTCCACCAGATCTATCCCGGCCTCGAGGACCCCGGCATCAGCCGCGTGCTCAAGCCGCGCCCGGCCAGCCAGCCCGTGCTGGCGCCGATCATCGCCACCGCAACCGCCTGA
- the phnD gene encoding phosphonate ABC transporter substrate-binding protein produces MTISRRTILKSSLAAGALLATPALVRAQTKLIRVGLIPSEDSRAMLESSAQLLAALQKNLGIQVQGFVASDYNGVIEAMRSNHVDVAYLGPFSYVLGTTVAAIEAFATAETAKSSRSFYRSQIIARKDSGINDWKDLKGRTFAFVDPSSTSGHLFPKAGLMKLGFDPEKDFGRVLFTGSHDANALAVANKRVDAATIADRIFDAAVQKKLVDRADIHVVWESDPIPESPTCWRKNLPEDLKANIKSAFLNIRDITWADQGKLNRFVETNDQAYDIIRETAKVLKLDLTKMK; encoded by the coding sequence ATGACCATTTCGCGTCGGACGATTCTGAAAAGCTCACTGGCCGCAGGCGCGCTGCTGGCGACGCCGGCCCTGGTCCGGGCCCAGACCAAGCTGATCCGCGTCGGGCTGATCCCGTCGGAGGATTCGCGGGCGATGCTGGAATCGAGCGCGCAGCTTCTCGCCGCGCTCCAGAAGAATCTCGGGATTCAGGTCCAGGGCTTCGTCGCCTCTGACTATAACGGCGTGATCGAGGCAATGCGCTCGAACCACGTCGACGTTGCCTATCTTGGCCCATTCTCCTATGTGCTCGGCACCACGGTTGCGGCCATCGAGGCATTCGCGACCGCCGAGACGGCCAAGTCGAGCCGCAGCTTCTATCGCAGCCAGATCATTGCGCGGAAGGATAGCGGCATCAACGATTGGAAGGACCTGAAGGGTCGCACCTTCGCTTTCGTCGATCCGTCTTCGACCTCCGGCCATCTCTTTCCGAAGGCCGGGCTGATGAAGCTCGGCTTCGATCCCGAGAAGGATTTTGGCCGGGTCCTCTTCACCGGTTCGCATGACGCCAATGCGCTCGCCGTCGCCAACAAGCGCGTCGACGCCGCGACGATCGCCGACCGCATCTTCGACGCGGCGGTGCAGAAGAAGCTCGTTGATCGCGCCGACATCCACGTCGTCTGGGAGTCGGACCCGATCCCGGAATCGCCGACCTGCTGGCGCAAGAACCTGCCCGAGGATCTGAAGGCCAACATCAAATCGGCCTTCCTCAACATCCGGGACATCACCTGGGCCGACCAGGGCAAGCTCAACCGCTTCGTCGAGACCAACGACCAAGCCTACGACATCATTCGGGAGACGGCGAAGGTGCTGAAGCTCGACCTGACCAAGATGAAGTAG